Genomic DNA from Salifodinibacter halophilus:
ATCGCGGCCTGACTCTCATAGCCGCTGCTCAGATGCTCAATCGCGCCGGTGACGCGGCGGACCTCCTCGGGCTTCTGGTCTGGGTCCTGGAGGCGCGCGAAGAGGTCGCCGTCGACGGCACTCGTGTAGGCGTCGACATAGGCGGCGAGCCGGGACTGCTTCGTTGCGATCGTCGTGTCTTTCATTCCGCTGTTTCCGAGGCTCGTGAGGCTGTCGACGTACTCGCGGAACCGGTCTCGGACCGCTTTGGGGG
This window encodes:
- a CDS encoding site-specific integrase, whose translation is MKDTTIATKQSRLAAYVDAYTSAVDGDLFARLQDPDQKPEEVRRVTGAIEHLSSGYESQAA